The Ciconia boyciana chromosome 15, ASM3463844v1, whole genome shotgun sequence genome has a segment encoding these proteins:
- the LOC140659853 gene encoding vacuolar protein sorting-associated protein 29-like produces the protein MLVLVLGDLHIPHRCSGLPVKFKKLLVPGKIQHILCTGNLCTKKSQEYLRTLAGDIHVVRGDSESLNYPEEKVVTVGQFRIGLIHGHQVIPWGDVASLALLQRQLDVDILISGHTHRFEAFEHENKFYINPGSATGAYSALERNIIPSFVLMDIQASTVVAYVYQLIEDDVKVERIEFKKY, from the exons ATG TTGGTGTTAGTATTAGGGGACCTTCACATCCCACACCGCTGCAGTGGTCTACCGGTGAAGTTCAAGAAGCTGCTGGTTCCAGGAAAGATTCAGCACATCTTGTGTACAGGAAACCTCTGCACAAAGAAGAGCCAGGAGTACCTGAGGACTCTGGCTGGGGACATCCACGTTGTTAGGGGGGACTCTGAG agcCTGAATTATCCTGAAGAGAAGGTTGTAACTGTTGGGCAGTTCAGAATAGGGCTGATTCACGGCCATCAAGTCATTCCTTGGGGCGATGTGGCCAGCCTGGcactgctgcagaggcagctggaTGTGGACATTCTCATCtcgggacacacacacagatttgAAGCATttgaacatgaaaacaaattctaCATTAACCCGGGATCAGCTACAGGAGCCTACAGTGCTTTGGAAAG gaaCATCATCCCTTCATTTGTACTGATGGATATCCAGGCTTCCACAGTTGTGGCTTATGTATACCAACTAATTGAGGATGATGTGAAAGTAGAAAGAATTGAGTTCAAGAAGTACTGA
- the CHCHD10 gene encoding coiled-coil-helix-coiled-coil-helix domain-containing protein 10, mitochondrial isoform X1, producing MARGGRSVGRPAAAAAPASPAPAAPVPAAQPAQPGLMAQMASTAAGVAVGSAVGHVVGSALTGAFSGGSSEPAKAAAPAQEPRQQPVHQQSPYGPCHYEMKQFLECATNQRDLTLCEGFNEALKQCKYSNASRAQPMLTQPSSVSVLPGQTARLSCTLSPQYNISEFGISWYQQRLGHSLRYLLYYNSEQDKHKPAKIPDRFSATKDLASNACILIIASIRHEDNGNYYCSLPHAFNWF from the exons ATGGCGCGCGGCGGTAGGAGTGTGGGGCGgcccgcggcggcagcggcccccGCCAG CCCGGCCCCAGCGGCCCCGGTGCCGGCGGCGCAGCCGGCACAGCCCGGGCTGATGGCGCAGATGGCGAGCACGGCGGCGGGCGTGGCTGTGGGCTCCGCCGTGGGACACGTCGTGGGCAGCGCCCTCACCGGCGCCTTCAGCGGCGGCTCCTCCGAACCGGCCAAGGCGGCGGCTCCTGCCCAG GAGCCCAGGCAGCAGCCCGTGCACCAGCAGTCACCCTATGGACCCTGCCACTATGAGATGAAGCAGTTCCTGGAATGTGCTACCAACCAGAGAGACCTGACCTTGTGTGAGGGCTTCAACGAGGCTCTGAAGCAGTGCAAGTATAGCAATG CTTCCAGGGCTCAGCCCATGCTGACCCAGCCATCCTCCGTGTCGGTGCTACCCGGGCAGACTGCTCGGCTGTCGTGCACCCTGAGCCCTCAGTACAATATCAGTGAGTTTGGCATCTCCTGGTACCAGCAGCGCCTGGGGCACTCCCTGAGATATCTGCTCTATTACAACTCCGAGCAAGACAAGCACAAGCCTGCCAAGATTCCCGACCGCTTCTCTGCTACCAAAGACCTTGCCAGCAATGCCTGCATCCTCATCATCGCATCCATCCGCCATGAAGACAACGGCAACTATTACTGCTCCCTGCCACATGCCTTCAACTGGTTTTAG
- the CHCHD10 gene encoding coiled-coil-helix-coiled-coil-helix domain-containing protein 10, mitochondrial isoform X3 → MALGFVVLLLVGTVRTASRAQPMLTQPSSVSVLPGQTARLSCTLSPQYNISEFGISWYQQRLGHSLRYLLYYNSEQDKHKPAKIPDRFSATKDLASNACILIIASIRHEDNGNYYCSLPHAFNWF, encoded by the exons ATGGCCCTAGGCTTCGTAGTCCTGCTCCTGGTGGGGACAGTGAGGACAG CTTCCAGGGCTCAGCCCATGCTGACCCAGCCATCCTCCGTGTCGGTGCTACCCGGGCAGACTGCTCGGCTGTCGTGCACCCTGAGCCCTCAGTACAATATCAGTGAGTTTGGCATCTCCTGGTACCAGCAGCGCCTGGGGCACTCCCTGAGATATCTGCTCTATTACAACTCCGAGCAAGACAAGCACAAGCCTGCCAAGATTCCCGACCGCTTCTCTGCTACCAAAGACCTTGCCAGCAATGCCTGCATCCTCATCATCGCATCCATCCGCCATGAAGACAACGGCAACTATTACTGCTCCCTGCCACATGCCTTCAACTGGTTTTAG
- the CHCHD10 gene encoding coiled-coil-helix-coiled-coil-helix domain-containing protein 10, mitochondrial isoform X2 translates to MARGGRSVGRPAAAAAPASPAPAAPVPAAQPAQPGLMAQMASTAAGVAVGSAVGHVVGSALTGAFSGGSSEPAKAAAPAQEPRQQPVHQQSPYGPCHYEMKQFLECATNQRDLTLCEGFNEALKQCKYSNGVSSLL, encoded by the exons ATGGCGCGCGGCGGTAGGAGTGTGGGGCGgcccgcggcggcagcggcccccGCCAG CCCGGCCCCAGCGGCCCCGGTGCCGGCGGCGCAGCCGGCACAGCCCGGGCTGATGGCGCAGATGGCGAGCACGGCGGCGGGCGTGGCTGTGGGCTCCGCCGTGGGACACGTCGTGGGCAGCGCCCTCACCGGCGCCTTCAGCGGCGGCTCCTCCGAACCGGCCAAGGCGGCGGCTCCTGCCCAG GAGCCCAGGCAGCAGCCCGTGCACCAGCAGTCACCCTATGGACCCTGCCACTATGAGATGAAGCAGTTCCTGGAATGTGCTACCAACCAGAGAGACCTGACCTTGTGTGAGGGCTTCAACGAGGCTCTGAAGCAGTGCAAGTATAGCAATG GTGTTTCTTCTCTCCTGTGA